A single genomic interval of Babylonia areolata isolate BAREFJ2019XMU chromosome 26, ASM4173473v1, whole genome shotgun sequence harbors:
- the LOC143300552 gene encoding vacuolar protein sorting-associated protein 4B-like, which yields MMELASSSLMKTSLQHLQAGLTADCQGRYRDAAVAYMDGAPLLLQVAREEGVSTPVKQLLKSLSQSYLNRIQLIKTQLEAKEDVPPNKAVDRAHPNMIGELQEDSKEFLRTLSYQPFECNLEEVKGMTQAKEFLWKNVVLPLLFPGFPDSVTRVKKGILLYGLPGTGKTMLMCAVARIVSCPVFRVTATDLVSRWSGREQCLKRVKELFRHALLNQPCLVFVDDLEMICGPEKEGGIVGEVREEFFTQLREIAAGNQVTVIAATQKPWLLPGTLQRRFDRRFYLTLPSADERVEILAHHFVSIKHQLTEADFDFLGQMTSGYTGADLSVVVRSCSMAYVRTLQKATHFRKVTVSPDEGRDKTEQVMLVPCGSSEAGAIEITVEFLNPERLLEVPATRMTVEEELKEMRSSVCDADLQQMNQWHEKFGQHD from the exons ATGATGGAGCTGGCTTCAAGCAGCCTGATGAAGACGTCACTGCAACATCTACAGGCAGGTCTCACTGCTGACTGCCAGGGACGGTACAGGGATGCTGCAGTGGCCTACATGGATGGGGCCCCACTCCTCCTGCAGGTGGCCAGGGAGGAAGGCGTGAGCACCCCAGTCAAGCAGCTCCTCAAGTCTCTCAGTCAGTCCTACCTGAACCGCATTCAGCTCATCAAAACCCAGCTGGAAGCCAAGGAGGATGTCCCACCCAACAAGGCTGTGGACAGGGCTCACCCTAACATGATCGGTGAGCTTCAGGAAGACTCGAAAGAGTTTTTGAGGACTCTGAGTTACCAGCCGTTTGAGTGCAACCTGGAGGAGGTGAAGGGGATGACTCAGGCCAAGGAGTTCCTGTGGAAAAACGTGGTACTGCCTCTGCTGTTTCCAGGCTTTCCGGACAGTGTGACACGCGTCAAAAAAGGAATCCTCCTGTACGGCTTGCCTGGCACTGGCAAAACCATGTTGATGTGTGCTGTGGCAAGAATAGTGTCTTGTCCTGTGTTCCGTGTAACGGCAACTGACTTAGTCAGCCGCTGGTCGGGACGTGAGCAGTGTTTGAAACGTGTGAAAGAGTTATTCAGGCACGCACTGCTGAACCAGCCGTGTCTGGTGTTTGTGGATGATCTGGAGATGATATGTGGACCTGAGAAGGAAGGTGGCATCGTAGGGGAGGTCAGAGAGGAATTCTTTACTCAGCTGAGAGAAATAGCTGCAGGAAATCAG GTGACAGTGATTGCAGCCACACAGAAGCCCTGGCTACTACCAGGAACCCTGCAACGGAGATTTGATCGTCGTTTCTACCTCACTTTGCCAAGTGCAGATGAGCGAGTTGAGATCCTTGCTCACCATTTTGTCAGCATCAAGCACCAGTTGACAGAAGCGGACTTTGACTTTTTAGGTCAGATGACATCCGGTTATACAGGGGCTGACCTGTCAGTGGTTGTAAGATCCTGCTCAATGGCCTATGTTCGCACACTGCAAAAGGCAACTCATTTCCGTAAAGTGACAGTGAGCCCGGATGAGGGGAGAGACAAGACTGAGCAGGTGATGTTGGTGCCGTGTGGTTCCAGTGAGGCAGGGGCCATTGAGATCACAGTTGAGTTTCTGAACCCAGAGCGACTCTTAGAAGTGCCTGCTACCAGAATGACAGTGGAGGAGGAGTTGAAGGAAATGAGGTCATCTGTGTGTGACGCTGATCTGCAACAAATGAACCAGTGGCATGAGAAGTTTGGTCAACATGACTGA